DNA from Pseudocitrobacter corydidari:
GCTTACCCGCCTCGCAGGCTGGGGTGCGAGCAAGCGAGCAGGATGGCTGACCAAACTGGTTATCGATCTGTTTGTGAAATACTACAAGGTCGATATGCAAGAGGCGCAGAAACCAGATACCGCCAGCTATCGCACCTTCAACGATTTCTTTGTGCGCCCGCTGCGTGACGATGTGCGCCCGCTCAATACCGACCCGAACGTGCTGGTGATGCCTGCCGACGGTGTAATCAGTCAGTTAGGCCGTATCGAAGAAGACAAAATTTTGCAGGCTAAAGGCCACGATTACTCGCTGGAAGCCCTGCTGGCAGGCAACTACCTGATGGCAGATCTTTTCCGCAACGGGACTTTTGCCACTACCTACCTGTCGCCGCGTGACTATCACCGCGTCCATATGCCGTGCAACGGTATCCTGCGCGAAATGATCTACGTGCCGGGCGATCTCTTCTCCGTGAACCACCTGACCGCGCAGAACGTACCTAACCTGTTTGCCCGTAACGAACGCGTTATTTGCCTGTTCGACACCGAATTTGGCCCGATGGCACAGATTCTGGTCGGTGCGACCATTGTTGGCAGTATCGAAACCGTATGGGCAGGTACGATCACACCGCCGCGTGAAGGCGTGATCAAACGCTGGACCTGGCCGGCAGGCGACAGCGAAGGTTCCGTTGCTCTGCTGAAAGGCCAGGAGATGGGCCGCTTCAAACTGGGCTCCACGGTCATCAACCTCTTCGCGCCGGGCAAAGTGCAGCTAATTGAAGAGCTGAAAAGCCTCTCTGTGACGAAGCTGGGCCAACCACTGGCAGTCTCAACCGAAGCCGTTGTCGTTCCAGAGCCGGAAGTCCTGCCAGAGGAAGAAGTGGCGGCTGAAATTGAAGCCAGCCCGCTGGTCGACGATAAGAAAGACGAAAGCTAACTTCAAAAAAGGGTTCTGACGTGCGCCTGATTATCACTTTCCTGATGGCCTGGTGCCTCAGCCTGGGGGCGTACGCAGCGACGGCCCCCGACAGCAAACAGATAGCGCAGGAGCTGGAGCAGGCTAAATCCGCCAAACCAGCCCAGCCCGAAACCGTTGAAACCTTGCAGGGTGCGCTGAACGCGCTTGAGGAGCGAAAAGGCTCTCTTGAGCGCGCCACGCAGTATCAGCATGTGATCGACAACTTTCCTAAACTTTCCCAAACATTACGCTCCCAACTGAATAACCTGCGCGAAGAGCCGCGCGAGGTTCCAGAAGGTATGAGCGCTGATGCGCTAAGCCAGGAAATCCTTCAGGTCAGCAGCCAGCTACTGGAAAAAAGCCGCCTGGCGCAGCAGGAGCAGGAACGCGCGCGGGAAATCGCCGACTCCCTCAATCAGCTGCCGCAGCAGCAAACCGATGCCCGTCGCCAGTTGAATGAAGTGGAGCGCCGCGTCGGCACGCAAACGGCCAACACACCGCAGGCGCAGGCGCAAAACCTGGCGTTACAGGCCGATTCCGCACGCCTGAAGGCGCTGGTTGATGAACTGGAACTGGCACAGCTTTCGGCGAACAATCGCCAGGAGCTGTCACGCATGCGATCCGAGCTGGCGCAGAAACAGGGCGAACAGCTGGATGCGTATCTTCAGGCGCTACGCAATCAGCTCAACAGCCAGCGCCAGCGCGAAGCCGAACGGGCGCTGGAAAGCACCGAACTGCTTGCCGAAAACAGCGCGAATCTGCCCGCCGGTATTGTTAATCAGTTCAAAGATAACCGTGAGCTTTCTCAGGCGCTGAATCAACAGGCGCAGCGTATGGATCTGGTGGCCTCGCAGCAGCGTCAGGCAACGGGTCAAACCTTGCAGGTTCGTCAGGCGCTGAACACGCTGCGCGAACAGTCGCAATGGTTGGGTTCCTCTAATCTATTAGGCGAAGCGTTACGCGCGCAGGTTGCTCGCCTGCCGGAAATGCCCAAGCCCCAGCAGCTTGATACCGAAATGGCTCAGCTGCGCGTGCATCGTCTGCGCTATGAAGATTTACTCAATAAGCAGCCGCAACTGCGCCAGATCCAGCAGGCCGATGGCAAGCCGCTTACCGCCGAGCAAAATCGTATTCTGGAAGCACAGCTTCGTACACAGCGTGAACTCCTCAACTCGCTGTTGCAGGGTGGCGACACGCTGATTCTGGAGCTTACCAAGCTGAAAGTTTCCAACAGCCAACTGGAAGACGCGTTAAAAGAGGTGAATGAAGCCACCCACCGCTATCTGTTCTGGACCTCAGACGTGCGGCCTATGGACTTCAGCTGGCCGCTGGAAGTGGTGCAGGATCTGCGCCGCTTAATCTCACTGGATACCTTCAGCCAGCTAGGTAAAGCCACGGCGATGATGCTCACCAGCAAGCAGACGCTGCTACCGCTCTTTGCGGCGCTGATTCTGGTGGGCTTCAGTATCAGTTCGCGCAAACACTTTACCCGTTTTCTGGAGCGTTCCAGCGCGCGCGTTGGCAAAGTCACTCAGGATCATTTCTGGCTGACCATGCGTACCGTTTTCTGGTCGATTCTGGTGGCGTCTCCCCTGCCCGTCCTGTGGGCGACGCTGGGTTATGGCCTTCAGGAGGCCTGGCCTTATCCGCTTGCCGTGGCGATTGGCGACGGGGTAACCGCCACCGTGCCGCTGCTGTGGGTGGTGATGATCTGCGCCGCCTTTGCCCGTCCAAATGGCTTGTTCATCGTGCACTTCGGCTGGCCGCGCAACCGCGTGCTGCGGGCGATGCGTTACTATCTGATGAGTATCGGGCTTATCGTGCCGCTGATTATGGCGCTGATCATGTTCGATAATCTCAACGATCGCGAGTTTTCAGCCTCATTAGGCAGGCTGTGCTTCATCCTGATTTGCGGCGCGCTGGCGGTGGTCACGCTCAGCCTGAAACGTGCGGGCATTCCCCTCTGGCTCGATAAAGAGGGCGATGGCGATAACATGGTAAACCGTCTGCTGTGGAACCTGCTTTCCGGTGCGCCAATGGTCGCAATTCTCGCGGCAGCCGTCGGTTATCTGGCAACATCACAGGCATTGCTGGCGCGTCTGGAAACCTCGGTCGCCATCTGGTTCCTGTTACTGGTGATTTATCACGTTATCCGCCGCTGGATGCTTATTCAGCGTCGCCGTCTGGCGTTTGACCGCGCCAAGCATCGACGCGCAGAGATGCTGGCTAACCGCGCCAGAGGCGAAGAAGAGACCCACTCCACCAGCCTGGAAGGTTCGGTAGAAGCCGAAGTCAGCGAAGTCGATCTCGACACCATCAGCGCCCAGTCACTGCGGCTGGTGCGCTCAATTCTGATGCTCATTGCATTAGTTTCGGTGATTGTACTGTGGTCGGAAATTCACTCTGCTTTCGGCTTCCTGGAAAATATCTCGCTGTGGGATGTCTCCTCGACCGTGCAGGGCGTGGAAAGTATTGAGCCGATTACGCTTGGCGCGGTGCTGATTGCGATTCTGGTGTTTATCATCACTACACAACTGGTGCGCAATCTGCCCGCACTGCTGGAACTGGCGCTGCTCCAGCATCTCAATCTGACGCCTGGCACCGGCTACGCCATCACCACCATCACCAAGTATCTGTTGATGCTGTTTGGCGGGCTGATTGGCTTCTCGATGATTGGTATTGAGTGGTCGAAATTACAGTGGCTGGTTGCAGCATTGGGTGTCGGGTTAGGTTTTGGTTTACAGGAGATTTTCGCCAACTTTATCTCTGGCCTGATCATCCTGTTCGAAAAACCGATTCGAATCGGCGATACGGTCACCATTCGCGATTTAACCGGGAGCGTCACCAAAATCAACACCCGCGCCACCACCATCAGCGACTGGGACCGCAAAGAGATTATCGTGCCGAATAAGGCCTTTATCACCGAGCAGTTTATTAACTGGTCGCTGTCCGACTCGGTAACCCGCGTAGTGTTGAGCATTCCGGCGCCGTCTGACGCCGACAGCGAAGAAGTCACGCAGATCCTGCTGACCGCCGCGCAGCGCTGCTCGCTGGTGATTGATAATCCGGCCCCGGAAGCCTTCCTGGTCGACCTGCAACAGGGGATTCAAATCTTCGAACTGCGTATTTATGCCGCGGAGATGGGTCACCGAATGCCGCTACGCCACGAAATCCACCAGTTGATTCTGGCGGGCTTCCGCGAACACGGTATCGATATGCCGTTCCCACCGTTCCAGATGCGTCTGGAAAGCCTGGGTGGCAATAAAACCCCTGCGGGAAGAACGTTAACGTCCGCAGGGCGCGGACGTAAGGCGGGGAGTTTGTAGCAGTCGGTAGGGCGGGCCAGCATCACGCTCCCCGCCATTGCCTGATGCGCTTCGCTTATCAGGCCTACCGATCCTTTTGATTACTCTATCGCCAGCTCCGGCGCGCTCGCTGTCCGGCGGCGATAGTTCTCGTATATCCCCATCGCCATCAGCGAGAAGAAGATTGGCCCGCCAATCATCCACAGGGCGCTGCTCCAGTCATTCGCTTCAATCACTGGTTGGATGACGGTGAAGATGTTGGCAAACGACACGATAAGCACCACGACCGTAGTGGCAACCAGCGCAGAAGCACGCGTTTTAAAGATAACAAACGGCCTTTCCAGGTCGGTTTTCGCTTTGAAGAACGGGAATGCCAGCGCCAGGAAAAGATAGGGCAGCGTCATTGAGACATTCGCCATCAGCGTTAGTTTGTTATAAAACGCAGAAGCCGTATCGCCGCCAAACGACACCAGCAGAATAAACAGACACACCAGGCCACACTGCGCCCACATCGCGGTTTCCGGCATACCGCTCGCGTTCAGGCGCGTGACGGAGGTTGGCCACAGCGCTTTTGGCGTGCCCTGCACAATGGCTTTCAGCGGCGAGTAGATCAGGGTGAAGAACGCACCGGTATACGCGAGGAACATCGACAGACCGGTAATACGCGCAAACCATACGCCAAGCGAGGTCGTTGCATCAGGCGATAAGCCCAGCGCATGCCCCAGCGTTTCGCCCAGGCTATGCATCAGCACGTAAGTAATATTACCAAGGTTGGTGGCACGGTTGCTCAGTACCGCCTGCCAGTTGGTACTCACGCCCCACAGAACGATCGCCAGCGCGTAACCGATGGAGATAACGATCGCCGCGAAGATAATGCCTTTCGCAAAGTTCTTCTCCGGGTTTTCGGTTTTATCCACCAGCCCGCCGACCGCTTCAATGCCACCGTAGGCAAAGATGGCAAAGACCACAAACGACAGCATCGCCAGGCCAGACTGATAACCCGGGTTTGGCGAGGCGACAAAGTTAACCGGCTCGGCAAAGTTGCCGCCGTTCAGCGCCAGTATCGTGATGCTTACCACCAGCAAGACCAGGTTCAGGCACATTACCGAAATCCCGCCGACAGCGGTGATTTTGGCGATTTTATTGATCCCACGCGAAGCCACAAACGTTACCAGCAGCATCCAGCATACCGCCAGAATGCCGACGGCCTGCGTGGGCGTTAAGCCAGCGAAGGACCACACCTGCGTTTGATCCGAGCCACACAAAAAGGTGGAAAACGGCACCCATACTTTCGCTGCGGTGCTCACCATCCAGACGACATAGGACGAGAACCACATAAAGGTGCCAATAAACGCGAAGCGCGGCCCTACGCTGTTATTCATCCACGAGTAGATACCGCCCTCTTCTTTACGGTACGCAGAGCCCATCTCCGCCATCATTAACGCGAAAGGGATAAAGAAGAAGAGTGCCGAGAGAATATAGAAAGGCGCGGCGCTGTAGCCCATTAAATAGAATGCCGACGGGCTATTGGCGAAGCCAAACACCGACGTAAAGATCATCAGAATAAGCCCGGTGAGGCTCATCTTTTTTAGAGACTGGTTCATCTTGCCGTTCCAAAAAGAGTCATAACGCAAATAACGTTATCCCTACGCCGACTGGCAGGGACGAAAGCGCGGATAATAACAAAAAACCAGATTATTATTGTGACAATATTGGCGGATAGCGAATGAAAGACTGTAAAAAAGAGGTGAGGCAGTTATATTAACTAAGTGACGTGAATATTACGATTTATTTAAATAACGCGCGGCTATATTTCATCAAGCATAGCCGCGCGAAGATGTCAGGCGCGATCGACCGTAAAGGCGATAACGTCGGCAATCTGCTCCGCATCCAGCGCCAGCATCACCAGACGATCGACGCCCAGCGCCACGCCGGAGCAATCAGGCAGACCGGCGGCTAAGGCGTCCAGCAGGTTCTGATCGATAGGCTGCTGCGGCAGGCCGCGCGCGGCGCGCTTGCGGTTATCCTGCTCGAAACGCTGCTGCTGTTCACGCGCGTCGGTCAGTTCATGGAAACCGTTCGCCAGCTCCATGCCTTTGAAATAGACCTCGAAACGTTCCGCCACACGGTGGTCTTCCGCGCTGATTTGCGCCAGCGACGCCTGGCTTGCCGGGAAGTGGTAAACAAAGGTCGGTCGATCTTTACCGATGTGCGGCTCTACGCCGAAAGCGAACAGCAGCTGTAACAGAGTATCTCTGTCCTCTTCTTCATCGGCGACGTTGCTGAGATCCAGCTTCGCGGCTACTTCACGCAGCAGCGTTTTGTCCGCTGAGAGTGGATCAATTTCCAGATGACGCTGGAACGCCTGCTGATAAGAGAGGCTTTCCGCCGGCTGGCACTCCAGAACCTGTTGCAGTAAATCATCCACCTCGTTGATGAGTCGGTACATATCAAAATGCGGACGATACCATTCCAGCATGGTGAATTCCGGGTTGTGATGACGCCCCATTTCTTCATTGCGGAAGCTTCTGCACAACTGGAATACCGGGCCACAGCCTGCCGCCAGCAGACGCTTCATGTGGTATTCCGGGCTGGTCATCAGATAGAGATTCACACCCTGAGAATGGCCAGGGCCCACAAAGCGAGTCTCAAACGGTACCAGATGCACATCGGTTACCGTTGCCTGGCTCATACAGGGCGTTTCCACCTCAAGCACGCCGCGGTCAGCAAAGAAACGACGAATCTCCGTCATAACAGCCGCGCGTTTTAACAGGTTGGGGATGGATGCGCTCGGCTGCCAGGTTGCCGTCTCGCTCATGGTTTTTTCTCCAGATTCAAACAAGGGCACGAAGTCTACTCGTAACCTGTCAGCGAGACAAATTTTGTGCGGAAATTATTAGCCGGGTCAGTTGGCGCAAGGGAGTAGCCAGGGGTAGTTTAGTAATTAAATTAATCAAAATTAGTGATGATTAGGGGTTATCAGACTCAAAAATAATCGAACACATCAAATTTCCCTCGGATTTCTACGGGTATACTGCTTTACCCATAAAGGAGCAGTGGAAACGTTTCCGCCATAGCGAGTCGTAATCAGGTGAACT
Protein-coding regions in this window:
- the asd gene encoding archaetidylserine decarboxylase (Phosphatidylserine decarboxylase is synthesized as a single chain precursor. Generation of the pyruvoyl active site from a Ser is coupled to cleavage of a Gly-Ser bond between the larger (beta) and smaller (alpha chains). It is an integral membrane protein.), which gives rise to MLNDLKLSLQYILPKLWLTRLAGWGASKRAGWLTKLVIDLFVKYYKVDMQEAQKPDTASYRTFNDFFVRPLRDDVRPLNTDPNVLVMPADGVISQLGRIEEDKILQAKGHDYSLEALLAGNYLMADLFRNGTFATTYLSPRDYHRVHMPCNGILREMIYVPGDLFSVNHLTAQNVPNLFARNERVICLFDTEFGPMAQILVGATIVGSIETVWAGTITPPREGVIKRWTWPAGDSEGSVALLKGQEMGRFKLGSTVINLFAPGKVQLIEELKSLSVTKLGQPLAVSTEAVVVPEPEVLPEEEVAAEIEASPLVDDKKDES
- the mscM gene encoding miniconductance mechanosensitive channel MscM encodes the protein MRLIITFLMAWCLSLGAYAATAPDSKQIAQELEQAKSAKPAQPETVETLQGALNALEERKGSLERATQYQHVIDNFPKLSQTLRSQLNNLREEPREVPEGMSADALSQEILQVSSQLLEKSRLAQQEQERAREIADSLNQLPQQQTDARRQLNEVERRVGTQTANTPQAQAQNLALQADSARLKALVDELELAQLSANNRQELSRMRSELAQKQGEQLDAYLQALRNQLNSQRQREAERALESTELLAENSANLPAGIVNQFKDNRELSQALNQQAQRMDLVASQQRQATGQTLQVRQALNTLREQSQWLGSSNLLGEALRAQVARLPEMPKPQQLDTEMAQLRVHRLRYEDLLNKQPQLRQIQQADGKPLTAEQNRILEAQLRTQRELLNSLLQGGDTLILELTKLKVSNSQLEDALKEVNEATHRYLFWTSDVRPMDFSWPLEVVQDLRRLISLDTFSQLGKATAMMLTSKQTLLPLFAALILVGFSISSRKHFTRFLERSSARVGKVTQDHFWLTMRTVFWSILVASPLPVLWATLGYGLQEAWPYPLAVAIGDGVTATVPLLWVVMICAAFARPNGLFIVHFGWPRNRVLRAMRYYLMSIGLIVPLIMALIMFDNLNDREFSASLGRLCFILICGALAVVTLSLKRAGIPLWLDKEGDGDNMVNRLLWNLLSGAPMVAILAAAVGYLATSQALLARLETSVAIWFLLLVIYHVIRRWMLIQRRRLAFDRAKHRRAEMLANRARGEEETHSTSLEGSVEAEVSEVDLDTISAQSLRLVRSILMLIALVSVIVLWSEIHSAFGFLENISLWDVSSTVQGVESIEPITLGAVLIAILVFIITTQLVRNLPALLELALLQHLNLTPGTGYAITTITKYLLMLFGGLIGFSMIGIEWSKLQWLVAALGVGLGFGLQEIFANFISGLIILFEKPIRIGDTVTIRDLTGSVTKINTRATTISDWDRKEIIVPNKAFITEQFINWSLSDSVTRVVLSIPAPSDADSEEVTQILLTAAQRCSLVIDNPAPEAFLVDLQQGIQIFELRIYAAEMGHRMPLRHEIHQLILAGFREHGIDMPFPPFQMRLESLGGNKTPAGRTLTSAGRGRKAGSL
- the yjeM gene encoding glutamate/gamma-aminobutyrate family transporter YjeM; its protein translation is MNQSLKKMSLTGLILMIFTSVFGFANSPSAFYLMGYSAAPFYILSALFFFIPFALMMAEMGSAYRKEEGGIYSWMNNSVGPRFAFIGTFMWFSSYVVWMVSTAAKVWVPFSTFLCGSDQTQVWSFAGLTPTQAVGILAVCWMLLVTFVASRGINKIAKITAVGGISVMCLNLVLLVVSITILALNGGNFAEPVNFVASPNPGYQSGLAMLSFVVFAIFAYGGIEAVGGLVDKTENPEKNFAKGIIFAAIVISIGYALAIVLWGVSTNWQAVLSNRATNLGNITYVLMHSLGETLGHALGLSPDATTSLGVWFARITGLSMFLAYTGAFFTLIYSPLKAIVQGTPKALWPTSVTRLNASGMPETAMWAQCGLVCLFILLVSFGGDTASAFYNKLTLMANVSMTLPYLFLALAFPFFKAKTDLERPFVIFKTRASALVATTVVVLIVSFANIFTVIQPVIEANDWSSALWMIGGPIFFSLMAMGIYENYRRRTASAPELAIE
- the epmA gene encoding elongation factor P--(R)-beta-lysine ligase; the encoded protein is MSETATWQPSASIPNLLKRAAVMTEIRRFFADRGVLEVETPCMSQATVTDVHLVPFETRFVGPGHSQGVNLYLMTSPEYHMKRLLAAGCGPVFQLCRSFRNEEMGRHHNPEFTMLEWYRPHFDMYRLINEVDDLLQQVLECQPAESLSYQQAFQRHLEIDPLSADKTLLREVAAKLDLSNVADEEEDRDTLLQLLFAFGVEPHIGKDRPTFVYHFPASQASLAQISAEDHRVAERFEVYFKGMELANGFHELTDAREQQQRFEQDNRKRAARGLPQQPIDQNLLDALAAGLPDCSGVALGVDRLVMLALDAEQIADVIAFTVDRA